GGCGGCGGGCAGCTGCCACAGCGTCGGGCTCAGAGCCGATGGGACCGTCGTCGCAACGGGGATGTCGGAGGCCGGTCAGTGCGAGGTGAACCGGTGGCACGACATCGTGGCCATTGCGGCGGGCGCGGCCCACACCGTGGGCCTGCGCGCCGACGGCGGCGTCGTCGCCACCGGCTCCAACAGTCACGGCCAGCTCGAAGTCGGGGCCTGATCTCTCACCTAAGCTCGGCACGGTCCACGGGCGTCGCGGGCAGTTTTACGTGAGACACCGAGTCTCTTTACGGGTGTTCCTGATGAGTCTCGTCGTGATGTGGACAGGGCGGAGCGGCGCCAGTCATAATGGCAGGGAGCCACCCGGGTGCTAGCCGGGCGACTCCCCTAGCAAGCAGTCAGCCTCAGCTGAACCACTTGCTCAGGGCATTCACCAGGACACCGACGGCCCGGATCAGGCGAGCGATAGAGGTCAAAACTTCGCTCACCTTCCGGGCCGTTACCTTGCCCCGGCGGACTTTCGCGTTCCGGCCTTTCGGCTTGGACACGGCCCTCACCTCCTTCCCAGCTCCTCTCCTCCCCGGCCAGGACACTGCACGTGTTCCGGGGGAAGGAGCCGAAGGGAGACGCCCCAATCATGCCAACCGGCACTGACATCCTGAGCTCGGCGCTATCGCAGTTGCGGACCGCATAGCTGCACATTCCTCTGGGTCCCGTGCATCTCACGCAGTCGCCGACGGCGCCGTCGTGGGCTCCGCGGGTCTCACAGGCCTCACAGGATCCGGCTCGGCAACAAGCGCGGGGCTCTGTTCGCCAACCCGCAGGCCACCGCCGCCCAGGGGGCCGCCGGGCGTTTGAGGCCGCCAGAGCCTGACTCCTACGGACGGCGCCCCCGGGTCCTTCACGGTTCCGGGGGCGCCGTGCGTATACCCGCGCCTCCGACGTCGGATCGGGGACGTACTTCCCAGCCAAGGACTGCGTTCTCCCACCGACGACTGCGCCCCGGCACGCGCATTCTGGCGGCAAGCGCAGTCCTCGCCGCGAAAGTACGTCCTCGCAGCACAAGTGCGTTCTCGACGGCGTCGGCCACACTCCTACCGAGGCCTGCTCGAAGCCCATTGCAGATAAGGGCAGTAATGCATGACGCAATCTGCTTCTAGGACTTACCTCCCACACGCCGCGGCCATCCCCTGCTCACCCCACCCTCACCCCTCACAGATCGGCGCCACCTCAACGGAAAACCTGCCTCAGAGAGCGGAACCAACCGATCGGGAGAGCGTCGTTGTCAGATGAGTGCCACCGCCGGGCCGTAGCCTGAGACGCAGCCGAGGCCGCATCACATCCTGCTTCGAAGCAGGTGAGTCCGGGCGGTCCTCGTGACAGTCTCAGCTACGACGTCGTGGAGGCATATCGTGCGAATCGCCCTTTTCGCCACCTGTCTTGCGGACACCATGTTCCCGCAGGCAGCGCAGGCAACCGTCACCATCCTGGAGCGCCTCGGCCACCAGGTCTGCTTCCCCGAGGGACAGGTCTGCTGCGGCCAGATGCACGCCAACACCGGCTACTTCAAGCAGGCCGCCAAGATCACCCGCAACCACGTGGAGACCTTCTCCCCCGTGCTCGACGGCGAGTGGGACGCCATCGTCATCCCCTCGGGCTCGTGCACCGGCGCGGCCCGTCACGAGCAGGGCCTCGTGGCCGAGCACGTGGGTGACACGGCCCTGGCCAAGCGGGTCGAGCAGATCGCCACGCACACCTACGACCTCTCCGAGCTGCTCATCGATGTCCTGGGCACCGAGGACGTGGGCGCCTACTTCCCGCACACGGTCACCTACCACCCCACCTGCCACTCGCTGCGCGTCGCCAAGGTCGCCGACCGCCCCTACCGCCTCCTCAAGGCCGTCGAGGCCCTCACCCTCATCGACCTGCCCGACGCCGAGGTCTGCTGCGGGTTCGGCGGCACCTTCTCCATGAAGAACTCCGAGACCTCCACCGCGATGCTCGCCGACAAGATGAGCAACGTGATGTCCACGCGCGCCGAGGTCCTGTGCGCCGGCGACTACTCCTGCCTCATGCACATCGGCGGTGGCCTGTCCCGCGTCAACTCCGGGGTGCGCATCATGCACCTGGCCGAGATCCTGGCCTCCACCAAGGACGCGCCCTTCGAGGGCAACATCTCCTTCGCCCCCAAGCACGTCCAGCACACCGGTAACTCTCAGCACACACAGGCGGTGGCACGATGACACAGGTATTTCTCGGCATGCCCCACACGGGCGGGTGGCGCACCGAGGTCGAGCAGCCCGAGGACACGCTGCGCTGGGGACCCACCTTCCCCGAGGGCGCGCACAAGACGCTGGCCAACACCCAGATGCGCCGCAACCTGGGCCACGCCACGCGCACCATCCGCTCCAAGCGCGCCGACCGCGTGTCCGAGATGCCCGACTGGGAGGACCTGCGCAACGCCGCGGAGGCCGTCAAGTTCGAGGTGGCCTCGCGCCTGCCCGAGCTGCTGGAGCAGTTCGAGGCCAACGTGACCGCCCGCGGCGGCATCGTCCACTGGGCGCGTGACGCCGCCGAGGCCAACCGGATCATCACCGACATCATCGCCTCCAAGGGCGTCGACGACATCGTCAAGGTCAAGTCGATGGCCACCCAGGAGACGAACCTCAACGAGTACCTGGCCGACCGGGGCATCACCGCCCACGAGACGGACCTGGCCGAGATGATTGTCCAGCTGGCCGACGACATGCCCTCGCACATCG
This region of Actinomyces oris genomic DNA includes:
- a CDS encoding (Fe-S)-binding protein, which gives rise to MRIALFATCLADTMFPQAAQATVTILERLGHQVCFPEGQVCCGQMHANTGYFKQAAKITRNHVETFSPVLDGEWDAIVIPSGSCTGAARHEQGLVAEHVGDTALAKRVEQIATHTYDLSELLIDVLGTEDVGAYFPHTVTYHPTCHSLRVAKVADRPYRLLKAVEALTLIDLPDAEVCCGFGGTFSMKNSETSTAMLADKMSNVMSTRAEVLCAGDYSCLMHIGGGLSRVNSGVRIMHLAEILASTKDAPFEGNISFAPKHVQHTGNSQHTQAVAR